A genomic segment from Spinacia oleracea cultivar Varoflay chromosome 3, BTI_SOV_V1, whole genome shotgun sequence encodes:
- the LOC110801386 gene encoding uncharacterized protein isoform X2, translating to MGELPRFIVLGRPTGGVTYLRYVVERGAQHRRLHLSSPEVISERNFTKLEVVRAPPTIGRDMVHIRSCYNNKFLVLESEGSNVFVAEADEPEVDRSIWSCTLFRVTYVNNRLSLLLQSSNAQHSVQVLSNSSLGIVRNSPFAYWFDVTNMSTLAILPEYIAFKGDNNRYLNSRHIRTQNRLKYESTNLLDTGVHHQTQTLRNGNVRFRSIHFGRFWRKSNPEWIFGDSDDRTGSDINTVFRPIKLDGNKISLLNLGNNRYCMRRVQGGQPKLVDTLTASSSTVGPLTVMEVEEAVRQREIYNIHYNMDESRVYNVAPFESGNVTQDTYNLTPLPVVKRVGFKYTQVTRETFNSSHSWKVAYNSKIKVTVIPKFVEGEATLEASYDGKVEWSELNETIITQTKDLFIPVPPMTKSIVTLILGRGSVDVPFSYEQRDILPNGREVHKHMEDGLFSGLNTEVFTHTVREISLSTLSESELEEARRLSVVDEEAAAPALSSKL from the exons ATGGGTGAACTTCCAAGGTTCATAGTGCTGGGTAGACCAACAGGAGGAGTAACTTACTTGCGGTATGTGGTTGAAAGAGGAGCACAACATAGGAGGCTACATCTCTCGAGTCCGGAG gtaaTTAGCGAACGGAATTTTACCAAGTTAGAAGTGGTTAGGGCACCACCAACTATTGGGCGGGACATGGTACACATAAGAAGCTGCTACAACAACAAGTTCCTTGTGCTGGAGTCCGAGGGAAGTAATGTTTTTGTGGCCGAAGCAGACGAGCCGGAGGTAGACCGTTCCATATGGTCATGCACATTGTTTAGGGTTACTTACGTCAACAATCGCCTAAGCCTTTTGCTCCAATCCTCAAATGCTCAGCATAGTGTTCAAGTCCTTTCAAATAGTTCCCTTGGCATTG TTCGAAACTCACCATTTGCATACTGGTTCGACGTTACAAACATGAGCACTTTGGCAATCTTGCCTGAGTACATAGCATTCAAAGGGGACAACAACAGGTACTTGAACTCACGCCATATCCGGACCCAAAATAGGCTCAAGTACGAATCCACCAACCTATTGGATACCGGGGTGCACCACCAGACTCAAACCCTACGAAACGGCAACGTCCGTTTCAGGTCCATCCATTTCGGTAGATTCTGGAGGAAGTCGAACCCGGAATGGATATTTGGTGACTCCGATGATAGAACAGGCAGTGATATAAACACAGTTTTCCGCCCAATAAAGTTAGATGGTAATAAAATTTCTCTCCTTAATCTTGGTAACAATAGGTACTGTATGAGGAGGGTCCAAGGCGGCCAACCTAAACTGGTCGATACCCTAACTGCATCCTCCTCAACCGTGGGCCCGTTGACGGTGATGGAGGTGGAGGAGGCGGTTCGACAACGAGAGATTTACAACATCCATTACAACATGGATGAATCTCGTGTCTACAATGTTGCACCGTTCGAAAGCGGGAATGTAACACAGGACACGTACAACCTTACACCACTACCCGTTGTTAAGAGGGTTGGTTTTAAATACACACAGGTAACAAGAGAGACTTTTAACTCGTCTCATTCTTGGAAAGTGGCTTATAATTCAAAGATAAAGGTTACGGTGATTCCCAAGTTTGTAGAAGGTGAGGCTACATTAGAGGCATCGTATGATGGAAAAGTAGAGTGGTCAGAGTTGAATGAAACAATTATAACACAAACTAAGGACTTGTTTATCCCTGTACCACCCATGACTAAAAGTATAGTGACTTTGATCCTAGGAAGGGGGTCCGTTGACGTCCCGTTCTCCTACGAACAACGTGACATCCTTCCTAACGGTAGAGAAGTTCACAAACACATGGAGGACGGCCTTTTTAGTGGTCTTAATACCGAGGTTTTTACCCATACAGTTAGAGAAATAAGCCTCTCTACTTTGTCGGAGTCGGAGTTGGAAGAGGCGAGAAGGTTGTCGGTGGTGGACGAAGAGGCGGCGGCACCAGCCTTGTCGTCGAAGCTTTGA
- the LOC110801386 gene encoding uncharacterized protein isoform X1 yields MGELPRFIVLGRPTGGVTYLRYVVERGAQHRRLHLSSPEVISERNFTKLEVVRAPPTIGRDMVHIRSCYNNKFLVLESEGSNVFVAEADEPEVDRSIWSCTLFRVTYVNNRLSLLLQSSNAQHSVQVLSNSSLGIAVRNSPFAYWFDVTNMSTLAILPEYIAFKGDNNRYLNSRHIRTQNRLKYESTNLLDTGVHHQTQTLRNGNVRFRSIHFGRFWRKSNPEWIFGDSDDRTGSDINTVFRPIKLDGNKISLLNLGNNRYCMRRVQGGQPKLVDTLTASSSTVGPLTVMEVEEAVRQREIYNIHYNMDESRVYNVAPFESGNVTQDTYNLTPLPVVKRVGFKYTQVTRETFNSSHSWKVAYNSKIKVTVIPKFVEGEATLEASYDGKVEWSELNETIITQTKDLFIPVPPMTKSIVTLILGRGSVDVPFSYEQRDILPNGREVHKHMEDGLFSGLNTEVFTHTVREISLSTLSESELEEARRLSVVDEEAAAPALSSKL; encoded by the exons ATGGGTGAACTTCCAAGGTTCATAGTGCTGGGTAGACCAACAGGAGGAGTAACTTACTTGCGGTATGTGGTTGAAAGAGGAGCACAACATAGGAGGCTACATCTCTCGAGTCCGGAG gtaaTTAGCGAACGGAATTTTACCAAGTTAGAAGTGGTTAGGGCACCACCAACTATTGGGCGGGACATGGTACACATAAGAAGCTGCTACAACAACAAGTTCCTTGTGCTGGAGTCCGAGGGAAGTAATGTTTTTGTGGCCGAAGCAGACGAGCCGGAGGTAGACCGTTCCATATGGTCATGCACATTGTTTAGGGTTACTTACGTCAACAATCGCCTAAGCCTTTTGCTCCAATCCTCAAATGCTCAGCATAGTGTTCAAGTCCTTTCAAATAGTTCCCTTGGCATTG CAGTTCGAAACTCACCATTTGCATACTGGTTCGACGTTACAAACATGAGCACTTTGGCAATCTTGCCTGAGTACATAGCATTCAAAGGGGACAACAACAGGTACTTGAACTCACGCCATATCCGGACCCAAAATAGGCTCAAGTACGAATCCACCAACCTATTGGATACCGGGGTGCACCACCAGACTCAAACCCTACGAAACGGCAACGTCCGTTTCAGGTCCATCCATTTCGGTAGATTCTGGAGGAAGTCGAACCCGGAATGGATATTTGGTGACTCCGATGATAGAACAGGCAGTGATATAAACACAGTTTTCCGCCCAATAAAGTTAGATGGTAATAAAATTTCTCTCCTTAATCTTGGTAACAATAGGTACTGTATGAGGAGGGTCCAAGGCGGCCAACCTAAACTGGTCGATACCCTAACTGCATCCTCCTCAACCGTGGGCCCGTTGACGGTGATGGAGGTGGAGGAGGCGGTTCGACAACGAGAGATTTACAACATCCATTACAACATGGATGAATCTCGTGTCTACAATGTTGCACCGTTCGAAAGCGGGAATGTAACACAGGACACGTACAACCTTACACCACTACCCGTTGTTAAGAGGGTTGGTTTTAAATACACACAGGTAACAAGAGAGACTTTTAACTCGTCTCATTCTTGGAAAGTGGCTTATAATTCAAAGATAAAGGTTACGGTGATTCCCAAGTTTGTAGAAGGTGAGGCTACATTAGAGGCATCGTATGATGGAAAAGTAGAGTGGTCAGAGTTGAATGAAACAATTATAACACAAACTAAGGACTTGTTTATCCCTGTACCACCCATGACTAAAAGTATAGTGACTTTGATCCTAGGAAGGGGGTCCGTTGACGTCCCGTTCTCCTACGAACAACGTGACATCCTTCCTAACGGTAGAGAAGTTCACAAACACATGGAGGACGGCCTTTTTAGTGGTCTTAATACCGAGGTTTTTACCCATACAGTTAGAGAAATAAGCCTCTCTACTTTGTCGGAGTCGGAGTTGGAAGAGGCGAGAAGGTTGTCGGTGGTGGACGAAGAGGCGGCGGCACCAGCCTTGTCGTCGAAGCTTTGA